DNA sequence from the Methanolobus sp. ZRKC5 genome:
GTTTTTGGGCATCAGTCCTGAAAATGCCCTTGAGATAGCAGAGCAGCTATATCTTTCAGGTTTTACCAGCTATCCAAGGACAGAGACCAATAAATATGCTGATGATTTTGATTTCCGCTCAAAGCTGGTGTCTTTCTCATCCGGTATTTACCAAAAATATGCGCTTTCAATACTCTCTGCCGGTGATATTAACTGTAGGAACGGTACCAAGGATGGACATGACCACCCACCTATCCATCCAATTAAAGCAGCTTCAAGGGATGATGTGGAGCGAAGCGTCAGGATGCCGGATGTATGGAAGGTCTATGACCTTATCGTGAGGCATTTCCTTTCAAATCTAATGAAGCCTGCTGTATTTGAGAAGACAAGGTTTGAGATACTTGTCGGTGGGGAAATATTTGATGTCACTGGCTCGGTGCTAAGGGATTCTGGATGGCTTGATGTATATCCATTTGAGACCAAGAATGATAAACTACTGCCTGCTATTGATGAAAAGGAAGAGGTTGATGTTAAGAAAATAAAGAACATCAAGTCTGCGACAAATCCTCCGAAAAGACTTACCGAGGCAGAACTTCTTACTTTGATGGACAAGCATGGCATTGGTACCAAGGCAACAGCCCCCAGTCATATTGAGACTAATAAGAAACGAGGCTATTTTGAAGTAAAAGGTAAGACGATTTCAATTCTGGATACTGGTTTTACCTTGATGGATACACTCGATACAACTGTGGCAATACTTGTAAAACCTGAGATACGGGCTCGTATAGAATCTTTGATACAGGATGTGGAAGACGGGAAAAAGACACTTGATACTGCTCTTGATGAAGGAACCATGCTTATCAAGGAAATGTATTCCCAGCTAAACTCAAGCAAGGATGCAATCGCTACAAGAATGGCAGGCACTATCACTGATGAGCAGGTAACTACTGATAAAAAGAATTTTGTAGGGACCTGTCCTGAGTGTGGGCGGATATTACATATGATCAAGACTGATAAAGGAAGGTTTGTGGGCTGCACTGGTTATCCACAGTGTAAGAAGACATACCCTCTGCCAAAGGCAGGTGCACTTACAGTCCTGCGTTCTCAGGAATGTAGTAAAGGTGGAGTTGCAGTTCTTAAAGTCGGCAACAAATATAACTGGGCCGTGGGAATTGGTCCCTGCTTCACGTGTGATATGGAAAAGAAATGTTTCCCTCCTGAAGTTGTAGGTCCGTGTCCTGTTTGTGATGGCTCGATGTTCGTCATATCTGTGAAAGATTCTCGTTTCCTTGGCTGCACCAATAGGTGTGGACATACACAGTCAGTTCCTAAATCAGGTAGACTTACAGTTCTCAGCACTCTGTGTGAGCATTGTGGATGGCACATACTCCGTGTTAAAGAGCAAAAAAAGGATGCTTTGGAGTTCTGTGCCAATCGGCAGTGTGTCGGGAAGAAAAAGAAATCCAGTGTTGTCAAGCAAAATTGATTTAATGGTAAATCAGTTTTCCTTGATTTATCTCTGAAATTGACAAAAGTATATATACGATAAAATCCATTTTATGAATTAGAGACGAATTGTAGACCTGTTTCCTGATTATACTCCATTATAAATGGGTCATACAAATCTACCACCTTCAATCAATCTACACAACACAAAAGGTTACTTTCAATTCGTCTCAGCCTCTATATTTTGTCAAAATTATTTTCCATACTTTTCACTGTATACTATCTCACTCAGATCTTTTCTGGTGCTATTTTTTCCATGTTCCGCAGGTTTACCTATTGCAAGTACTGCCATAAGTTCCATAGTATCAGAACAATTGAGAATCAAGTTTACTTTATTTGAATTATTAAGTATTTCTCCCAGCCAGACTGCCCCAAGTTCAAGATCACAGCATGCCAGAAGCATATTCTGTATTGATGCTCCTATGGCCTGGATATCCTTTGTCTTATTGTACATTGTATCAAGGTCCAGATAAACAGCTATCAACAACGGTGCACTTAAAATGATATTGCTGTAGTGCGTACAGGTTGCAAGTTCTTTCATGGTTTCTTTGTTTTTAATAACAACGAATTTCCATGGCTGGTTATTGAGGCCAGATGGTGCCCATCTTCCTGATTCAAGTATGGTTTTAATATCTTCATCTTTGACCTCTTCTGATGTGAAGTTACGGATGCTTCGCCTTGATAATATAGTCTCAATTGTTCCTTTCATGTTCTAGCGACCTCTGCTACATATTTTGTGATGTGAATACTCAAAATACTAATTTCTGGATACTTATAGGTTAGGTGTATCATAAGACTGAAGTTTATAACTCAGATTACTTGTCTCTTGACCTCAAGTTGAATAAACCTTATCAATCAATAACATTAAGGTCATGGTATGGTCAGAAGACAAAGCCTGAAAAACCGCGAGTTTGGTTATGAGCTCTCTGGTGTGGAGCACAAGCTCATATTTGATAATGATGAGATGGGCTTTGTTCGATTTGATGGCCGAAGCAGGTATCTTTTTTATCTGGATCCTTCTCCTTTTCTCCCAACACCAAAAAGGGAGTATTATATAATCACCGATGAATCTGTCCCGACACCAAACCAGAATGAGCTGATCAAAGTCACCTCCTTTGAAACAGAACGAGTTGTCAGGGGTACATTTGCTAATCTTGTTAACATTGATGTCAGGCATGTGAAAGCGTGGAAAAAGGTCGATCCTAAAAAACTCCTTCACCGAAAGGTAATGGATCAGGAAGAGTATGTTAATTTCTTTAAGCATCCATTTCAGAGTGCAGATGAAAATCTGGATAGTATCTCTCAGTGTCTTGCAATGTGTTCAGTTTCGTCAAATGCAATTGGTATCAATGAAAAAGGCGGTATTGATTCTGGCATAATTGCAAAGAAAAGTGGCTGGAATTCCTTTGTTTCTTTACAGAAATTAATTCCCAGGGAATTCAAAAGTGCAAAGTCTCCTTATTTTTACAGTTCTTCTGAGCTTGAAAAGAACTTGAATCCATTAGGCAGCAGGGAAGTAAATCTTTCAATACTAATGCCGAAAGAAACATTTGTACATGTGCCTATTGTTCTTGATGCAGAGATGCGTCCTAAGTCTGCTTATTCTGCTGATGTATCTTTTGAGATACCATTTGTAAGGGCTCATCTTCTGGATGCTTTAATGTTTCAACCGGAAATCTCACAAAAAGCAGAAAAATGCTTGACTGATCGAATATATGAGATGACAGAAACATTCACACACTCAAGTAATTTTGTTTACAAGCAGGACCTTGGTGCTGCTGCTCCTAAACTAGGTTCGAGTATTGCCCGAATGAATTTTAGCAATGAAGTTTCTGTTTCCAATGTACGTGAAGGATTTGATATATGGATGGACATGTTTGCACACGCTTCTAAATTTAAGAAATCCAATCTGTCCCCTAGCGAAATATTCCGTTTACCCAAAGAAGCGGCTCAATTGTATCTGCAACTAGAGAATACTTTTGGTATTGATGTAACAATTTCAATGGTGGATGTTGAAAAAACATCTCTGCTTACACCGTTTGAGTTATCGAATGCTCTTGCTTCATTGAGGAGTGCAGGTGCGATATATTCACCAAGGATAGATTTTATTAAATTACTAGCATTTAATTTTTGAGCCGAGAAGTCTCCTTCTGTAAGGTGGGAGATGAAAGGCGTACTATCCGAATACAACGTTTATATAATCTCATGATTTTACAAAAACTATATGTGTTGTTAAATCATTGTAAGTAATGATGCTTAAAGCCTATAAATACCGTTTATATCCAAATAAAGAGCAACAAGAGCTTTTTATGAAACATATTGGTGCATGTAGATTTACGTATAATTGGGCTTTAGAAAACAAAATTAAAGCTTATGAAACAGAAAAAAAGCATCTATCTAGGTTTGATTTACAAGAAATGCTGGTTCATGACTTGAAAATGACTAATGAATGGTTGAAGGATGTAAATTCTCAATCATTGTTAAATTCACTTATTAATCTTGAATCTGCATTTACACGGTTTTTTAGAGAAAAAAAAGGATTTCCTAATTTCAAATCTAAAAAGAACCCTCTACAATCATTCCAGATACCACAACATTATACTGTGGATTTTGAAACAAATACTATAAAACTTCCAAAAATAAAACAACCAATAAAAGTAAAGTTACATAGGAAGTTTGAAGGCAAACTTAAAACCGCTACTATATCCAGAACATCGACGGGAAAATTCTACATAAGTATCCTTGTAGATGATGGTAAAGAATTACCTGATAAACAACATTTCGATGATAATTCGACATTAGGTCTAGATGTAGGTATCACTCATTTTGCCATATTGTCAAACAGTGAAAAAATAGATAACCCAAAATATCTAAAAAACAGTATGGAAAGAATGAAAATCTTACAAAGAAGATTATCTAAAAAACAAAAATGTTCAAAAAATAAAGCAAAAGCACGTTTATCAGTCGCTAAACACCATGAGAAAATAAGCAATCAGAGAGCAGATTTTTTGCACAAAACATCTTCTAAAATTATAAGCGAGAACAAAGCAGTTGCAATAGAATCACTCAATATATCGGGTATGCTTAAAAATCATTGTCTAGCTCAATCAATTAGTGATGTTTCGTGGAGTATGTTCTTCAACCAATTGGAATATAAAGCCGAGTGGTACGGAAAAACCTTATTAAAAATAGGTCAATTCGAGCCATCTACTAGAATATGTAATAATTGCGGATTTCATAATAAAGAGTTGACCTTGAAAGATAGAAAATGGCAATGCCCGGACTGTAATACCAATCATGACAGAGACATTAATGCAGCTATCAACATTAAGAAATTCGCATTACAAAATCAAAATCTAATAACCGCTTGACACCTTTGGAACGGGGGGAAGAGCCTGTGGACTTGTGAACGATAGTTCAAAGAATGAAGCAGGAAGCTCCATGCGTAAGCGTGGAGTAATTCACACTGTAAGTTGGGTGTGGGGTACGATGAATGAAGATATTATTGGGCTCGATAAAAAGGCAACTAGACTAGGCTATGAACTTATGGATCTTGAGGATAAATTAGATGTTATCATCGAGGGCGTGGGAAATGCGGTCAATGAAGATGAAAAAGCAGAATTGATGCATCAAAAAACTCTGGTGGAGAGTGAGATCGTAGATATTAAAGATGAAAGGCATAAACTCAATGAAAGATTGATCAATTCATTCTAATAGCAAAATATATGGGTATTACTTAAACCCAAATTGAGAAAAATAACAAAAAAAGATTGTGTAGACCAAAAGGTCTACTTTTCGTTTAATTCGCTGTTCAACCAGGGCATCTTGGCTCTGATCTGTTTACCTATGACTTCTAATGGGTGTTCCCTGTCCTGTCTTTCCATTGCAGTAAGGACTGGTCTGTTTGCCTTGCCTTCAAGTACGAACTCGCGAGCGAACTCTCCGTTCTGTATTCTGTCAAGAGCCTCGTACATAGCTTCCCTGGAAAGCTCGTTTATGATCTTAGGACCAACTGTCATTCCGCCGTACTCTGCTGTGTTGGATACTGAATACCACATCTTGTCAAGGCCACCCTCATGGATGAGGTCAACGATGAGTTTCAGTTCGTGGCATGTCTCAAAGTATGCCATTTCCGGCTGGTAACCTGCTTCAACAAGCACTTCAAAAGATGTCTTGATAAGTGAAGCAACTCCACCACAGAGGTCTACCTGTTCTCCGAAAAGATCGGTCTCTGTTTCCTCGCGGAATGATGTCTCATATACTCCTGCACGTGTACATCCTACTCCCATTGCGTGTGCCAGAGCCAGATTCTTTGCGTTACCGGTTGCATCCTGATAGACTGCGATAAGTCCTGGTACACCTGCTCCATCCCTGTATGTTCTTCTGACGAGGTGGCCCGGGCTTTTTGGAGCTACCATGTAGACATCGATATCCTTCTGTGGGATGATCTGGTTATAGTGAATGTTGAATCCGTGTGAGAATACGATTGCGTTGCCGGCTTCAAGTCCTGGCTCTATCTCACTGTAATATACCTGTGACTGCACTTCGTCCGGCAAGAGTATCTGAATTACATCAGCCATCTTTGCTGCATCCGCAACTGTCATGACCTTTAGTCCATCTTCTTCTGCCTGTTTCCAGCGTCTGCTACCTTCTCTTAAGCCCACGGTCACGTCAAGTCCTGAGTCATGCAGGTTCTGTGCCTGTGCATGTCCCTGGCTTCCGTAGCCCATCACTGCGATCTTCTTGCCTTTTAGTAAGTTAAGGTCTGCATCGTTATCATAATACATTTCTGCCATTGTATGTACCTCTTTAATTGAAATATCTATAAGTCTCTGAATAATTAAGAATTCTTCTGTCCTCTACTGAGAGCAACTTTTCCGGTCCTTACCATTTCCTTAATTCCAAAGGGTTTGAGTAACTGTTCGATGGCAGTTATCTTGCCTTCGTCACCTGTGACCTCAACGGTCATGGATTTTGAACCAACATCGATGATGCGGGCACGGAATACGTCTGCTATCTGCATTATCTCGGAGCGGTTGGTGACATCAGAGTTAACTTTAATAAGTGCCAGTTCTCTTTCAACGGAATCTTCTGATTTGAGGTCTGTGACCCTGATGACATCAATGAGTTTGTTAAGTTGCTTTGTGACCTGTTCCAGGACATCATCGTCTCCCATTACCACAATAGTCATG
Encoded proteins:
- a CDS encoding DNA topoisomerase, which codes for MSIVVFTEKNKAASQIAGILSEGNFNRASVEGVSVYDFKMNGKEWRIMGLAGHIMGYDFPEKFNNWRECDPAILLDTDPVKNVTKKPFAAAISLLAIGAEEVVLACDFDREGENIGFEAKAIAEKVASFPVKRARFSSLSASEIKKAFTNLVEPDYNMAMSAEARQILDLKMGAAFTRFMTLAVRERVRTKGVISIGPCQTPTCGFVYEREKLIKNFQSKDFWKIEAVFNKNGTDFTGAYRGGHISEKAKADEIFARIKNCKKGLVDKKTVKNILTSPPYPLNTTEFLKRASKFLGISPENALEIAEQLYLSGFTSYPRTETNKYADDFDFRSKLVSFSSGIYQKYALSILSAGDINCRNGTKDGHDHPPIHPIKAASRDDVERSVRMPDVWKVYDLIVRHFLSNLMKPAVFEKTRFEILVGGEIFDVTGSVLRDSGWLDVYPFETKNDKLLPAIDEKEEVDVKKIKNIKSATNPPKRLTEAELLTLMDKHGIGTKATAPSHIETNKKRGYFEVKGKTISILDTGFTLMDTLDTTVAILVKPEIRARIESLIQDVEDGKKTLDTALDEGTMLIKEMYSQLNSSKDAIATRMAGTITDEQVTTDKKNFVGTCPECGRILHMIKTDKGRFVGCTGYPQCKKTYPLPKAGALTVLRSQECSKGGVAVLKVGNKYNWAVGIGPCFTCDMEKKCFPPEVVGPCPVCDGSMFVISVKDSRFLGCTNRCGHTQSVPKSGRLTVLSTLCEHCGWHILRVKEQKKDALEFCANRQCVGKKKKSSVVKQN
- the ilvN gene encoding acetolactate synthase small subunit, with amino-acid sequence MRHTLAVLVENKYGVLSRVAGMFSRRGYNIDSLTVGVTDDPTMSRMTIVVMGDDDVLEQVTKQLNKLIDVIRVTDLKSEDSVERELALIKVNSDVTNRSEIMQIADVFRARIIDVGSKSMTVEVTGDEGKITAIEQLLKPFGIKEMVRTGKVALSRGQKNS
- a CDS encoding nitroreductase, with the translated sequence MKGTIETILSRRSIRNFTSEEVKDEDIKTILESGRWAPSGLNNQPWKFVVIKNKETMKELATCTHYSNIILSAPLLIAVYLDLDTMYNKTKDIQAIGASIQNMLLACCDLELGAVWLGEILNNSNKVNLILNCSDTMELMAVLAIGKPAEHGKNSTRKDLSEIVYSEKYGK
- the ilvC gene encoding ketol-acid reductoisomerase, with protein sequence MAEMYYDNDADLNLLKGKKIAVMGYGSQGHAQAQNLHDSGLDVTVGLREGSRRWKQAEEDGLKVMTVADAAKMADVIQILLPDEVQSQVYYSEIEPGLEAGNAIVFSHGFNIHYNQIIPQKDIDVYMVAPKSPGHLVRRTYRDGAGVPGLIAVYQDATGNAKNLALAHAMGVGCTRAGVYETSFREETETDLFGEQVDLCGGVASLIKTSFEVLVEAGYQPEMAYFETCHELKLIVDLIHEGGLDKMWYSVSNTAEYGGMTVGPKIINELSREAMYEALDRIQNGEFAREFVLEGKANRPVLTAMERQDREHPLEVIGKQIRAKMPWLNSELNEK
- the tnpB gene encoding IS200/IS605 family element RNA-guided endonuclease TnpB gives rise to the protein MLKAYKYRLYPNKEQQELFMKHIGACRFTYNWALENKIKAYETEKKHLSRFDLQEMLVHDLKMTNEWLKDVNSQSLLNSLINLESAFTRFFREKKGFPNFKSKKNPLQSFQIPQHYTVDFETNTIKLPKIKQPIKVKLHRKFEGKLKTATISRTSTGKFYISILVDDGKELPDKQHFDDNSTLGLDVGITHFAILSNSEKIDNPKYLKNSMERMKILQRRLSKKQKCSKNKAKARLSVAKHHEKISNQRADFLHKTSSKIISENKAVAIESLNISGMLKNHCLAQSISDVSWSMFFNQLEYKAEWYGKTLLKIGQFEPSTRICNNCGFHNKELTLKDRKWQCPDCNTNHDRDINAAINIKKFALQNQNLITA